The sequence AGCAGACCGCGAGCAGGACAAAGGGACGACGCATACGGGAACGAAAGCAGGGGAAGGACCTTCGGGGCAACGAGGGCCCGTACGCGACGGCGGCGCGAGCGGTTTCTCCCCGATGGGCGTAACTTCGGAAGGTTCGACCCCCGGATGATCGCCAACGTTTCAGGAGACCGGCCGTGCCCTTTGCCCCTGCCCTTTCCCGCTGGACCCGCCGTGCGGGTCTCGCCGCCTCCCTCGCGGCGCTTCCCGCCACCCCGCTCGCCCTCCCGGCGCAGGCCGCGGCCCAGCCAGCAACAGCCGCCGCCGATCCGCGCCTCGAGAAGCTGAAGGCCGAAGCGCTGCAGATGGTGGAGGCGCGCTCCAAGCAGGTGCAGGAAATCGTGGACATGCTCTTCTCCTTCCAGGAACTCGGCTTCCAGGAATTCGAGACGCAGAAGTACATCACCACGCTGCTGGCCAAGGAAGGGTTCACGATCGAGAAGGGCGTCGCCGGCATGCCGAGCGCGTGGACGGCGAAGTGGAGCTACGGGACCGGCAAGCCGGAGATCTCGCTGGGCTCGGACGTGGACGGCATCCCGCAGGCCAGCAACAAGCCGGGCGTGGGCTACAAGGATCCGATGATCACCGGCGGCCCGGGGCATGGCGAAGGGCACAACTCCGGGCAGGCCGTGAACATCGTGGCCGCGATTGTCGTGAAGCAGCTCATGATGCGCGACAAGATCAACGGCACAATCCTGCTCTGGCCGGGCATCGCCGAAGAGCAGATGGCCGGCAAGGCGTTCCTCGTGCGCGCGGGCATCTTCAAGAACACCGACGTGACGCTCTTCACGCACGTCGGCAATGATCTGGGCGTGTCGTACGGCCCGAGCGGCTCGAGCGCGCTGATCTCGGCTGAATTCAAGTTCCGTGGCGAAAGCGCGCACGCCGCCGGGGCGCCATGGAGCGGCCGCTCGGCGCTCGACGCCGCGATGCTCATGGGCACGGGCTGGGAATATCGCCGTGAGCACCTGCGCCTCGCGCAGCGCTCGCACTATGTCATCAAGGACGGCGGCGACCAGCCGAACGTGGTGCCCAGCACGGCGAGCATCTGGTTCTACTTCCGCGAGGAAGACTACCCGCGCACGATGGCGCTCTTCGAGATCGGCAAGCAGATCGCGGCCGGCGCGGCCATGATGACGAACACCAAGCTCGACACGGTGAACATTCTGGGCAGCGGCTGGAGCGGCCATTTCAGCAAGCCGATCGCCGAAGCGATGCACGCCAACATCCAGGTGGTGGGCATGCCCAAGTGGGACGACAAGGACCAGACGATCGCCAAGGGCATTCAGGCCGAACTCGGCAATCCGGCGTTCGGGTTGGCGAACGATGTGAACAAGCAGCTCCGCGGTGGCGATACCCGTGCCTTCACGGGCGGTGGCTCGGACGACATCGGCGACGTGTCGTGGAATGTGCCGACGGTGACGCTGCGCTATCCGTCGAACATTCCGGGGCTGCCGGGGCACAACTGGGCGAACGCCATATCGATGGCCACGCCGATCGCCCACAAGGGCGCGCTCGCTGGGGCGAAGGTGCAGGCGATGACGATGCTCGACATCTTCCTGACGCCCAAGGTCGTGGCGGACGCGTGGGATTACTTCAAAAACGTCCAGACGAAGGACGTGAAGTACCAGCCATTCATCCGGCCCTCGGACATGCCGCCCACGTATCTGAACGCCGAGATCATGGCGCGCTTCCGCGAGCAGCAGAAGAAGTTCTACTACGATCCGACGAAGTATAAGACGTACCTGGAGCAGCTCGGGATCGAGTACCCGACGGTGCGGCCGCAGGTGACGAAGCCGAAGGGGAACAACAATTAACTCACAACTCATGACCTAAAGCTCGGAACCCTGAACTGATCGGTTTTGTGTTTCGGGTTTTAGGTCGTGGGTTCTGGGTTTGCTTCAGACCACGGACTATGAAGACGCTCAGACACTCCCTCGCCACGCTCCTGCTCGCGGCGGCGCCCTTCGCCGCCCAGCAATCCCCGTTCGATCCCGCGCTCGCCGCCGAGATCGACAAACGCACCGCCGCGATTGCCGACAAGATCACGGCCTGGCGGCACGACATTCACCAGCACCCCGAACTCGGCTACCAGGAGAAGCGCACCGCGGCGCTCGTCGCGGCGCATCTCAAGTCGCTCGGGCTCGAGGTGCAGGAGAATGTCGGCGGCATTCCTGGGGTGATTGGCATCCTCAAGGGGGGCAAGCCGGGGCCGACCGTGGCGCTGCGTGCCGACATGGATGCGCTGCCGGTCGCCGAGCAGGTGGATGTGCCGTTCAAGAGCACGGTGCGCACCGTCTACAACGGCGTCGAGACCGGGATCATGCACGCCTGCGGCCATGACATGCACACGGCCATGCTCATGGGCACGGCCGAAGTGCTCGCCGGCATGAAGGCCAAGATCCCGGGCACGGTGAAGTTCATGTTCCAGCCCGCCGAGGAAGTGCCGCCCAATGGTGGGGCGAAGGCGATGATCGAGTCCGGGGCGATGAACGGCGTGGACGGCGTGTTCGGCCTGCACGTGGGGCCGGGCCCGAGCGGCACGCTGTCGTATCGCAGCGGGTCGATCACCGCCGCCGCCGACAGCTGGAAGATCATCGTGCGCGGCAAGCAGGGGCATGGCGCGATGCCGTCGAACGCGGTGGACCCGATCGTCGCCAGCGCGGAGATTGTGAGTGCGCTTCAGACGATCGTGTCGCGCTCGCTCGATCTCACAGCAGGTCCGGCGGTCGTCACGGTGGGCGCCATTCACGGCGGCCTGCGCGAGAACATCATCCCCGACTCGGTGTGGATGATCGGTACCATCCGCACCTTCGACGCCAAGTCGCGGCAGGTGATCGGCGAAAAGATGAAGCTCATCGCGCAGAAGATCGCCGAAGCGAACGGCGCGACCGCGGAAGTGCACGTGGACCTGGGCTACAGCAGCACGAACAACAACGTGGCGATGGTCTCGCGGTTTTCGCCGGCGCTCAAGCGCGTGGCGAACGGCAAGGCGTTCGAGTCCAAGGGGCCGAGCATGGCCGGTGAGGATTTCTCGCGCTTCGCCGACAAGGCACCGGGGTTCTTCTTCAACCTGGCCGTGACGCCGCCGAACGTGGATCTGTTCAACGTGGCGTCGAACCACTCGCCGCTCTTCCAGGGCGATGATGCGGCGCTGCCGGTTGGCACGCGCGCGCTGGCCAACGTGGCGCTGGAGTTCCTGACGAGTGGCGGGATTCCGAAGACGCCCTGAGTTGGACTAAAGGGCTCGCACAGAGTGCACGAAGAGCCACAGGGGGCACGGAGAACAGCGCAGCACTGGCTGTCTCTGTGTCCCCTGTGGCTCTTTGTGCACTCTGTGCGAGCAGTTCGGCGAACTACCCACGCGCAGCGATGGTTTTGATGGCGACAGAAAGCTTGTCGAGATCCGCCGGCGTATTGAACAGCGTGGGCGTCACGCGCACACAGTCGCCCTTGGCGAGGCCGGTGCGCTGGAAGGTGAAGATGTGGAACTCGTCGAGTAGCGTCTTGGCGAGCGCGTCATTGGCCGCCTTGTCCCCGCGGCCGTGGAGGCGGAAGCCCGTGATCGCCCCGCAGAGCCCTGGCTCCTCGGGGGTGAGCACCTGCACGCCGGCCACGTCGCGCACCGCGTGCACCCAGCGATCGCGCAGGTAGCGGAGGCGCGCCGCTTTCTGCGGAATGCCGATGGAACGCTGAAAGGCGATGGCATCCGGGATCGCCATCACCGTGGCAAAGTTGGTGGTGCCCGTGTGCAGGCGGCTGCCGATATTCGAGAGCGGGAACGCCTCATCGGCGTGCATGCGATCGATGGCGTCGAGGCGGCCGCTCCGGATGTACATCGCGCCGGCGCCCACCGGGGCCCCGATCCACTTGTGCAGGTTGAGCCCCACAAAGTCGGCGCCGAGGTCATCCATCGTGAGCGGCACCTGCCCGAACGAGTGCGCCGCATCCACCACGACATCGGCCCCACGCGCCTTCGCCAACGCGGCGATCTGCTTCACGGGGATGATCAGCCCCGTCTTGTTGTTGCAGTGCGTGAGCAGCAGCAGCTTGGTGCGGGGGTTCGCGTCGAGTGCTCTGGTATACGCCTCGAGCACGGCCGCTTCGGAGGCCGGCTCCGGGATGTTGAGGGTGGCCACCTTCGCCCCGCGCTCGGCCGCGAGCGCGTTCATGGCCCACTGCATCGCGTTGTAATCGAGGTCGGCGTACATCACCGTGTCACCGGCCCCGACGCCCTTGTACTGCACGATGAGCGCCTGCAGCGCCTCGGTGGCCCCGCGAGCGAGCTGCAGTTCCTCGGGCTTGGCGCCCACGAACTCGGCAACCGCCTGACGAGCGGCGATGAACATCGCCGGGTACGCGCGCCGGGCGAAGTACGAGTTCTCGCGGTTCACCCGGTCGAGATGCGCGTGGTACGCCTTGAGCACCGGCGCGGCCATCAGCCCGAAATAGCCGGCTTCGAGGTTGATGACCTCCTTCGTCACCGCATACTGCTCGGCCACCTTCGCCCAGTAGGCCTCGTCGCGGGCGACCGCGTCGAGCGGGCCATCAAGCGGCGCGAGCGGCATCGGTTCACGCGGCGCGTGGTCGGCGGGGGCCGCCCCGGCCACGGATGGCAGGCTGATGGCCGCACATCCCAACAGCGCGGCATCCTTCACGAAGTCTCGGCGGGAGGTCGTCATGTCTCAGGCTACCGCGTAACCGGCGCCGCAGCAACTTTGCAGCATGGCCGATCCGACCCCTTCGCGTGACAGTGCCCCCTTTCTGGGCGATCTCCCCGCCGATGACTTCCGCGCCGCCGCCCACGCGGCGGTCGACTGGATCGCTGACTATCTCGAGCATCCGCAGCAGTATCCCGTGCGGAGCCGCGTGCAGCCTGGCGATGTGCGAGAGGCGCTGCCCGCGTCGCCGCCGACGCGCGGGGAACCGCTCGATGCGATGCTGCGCGACTTCCACAGCACCGTCCTCCCCGGCATCACCCACTGGAATCATCCCGGGTTCATGGCGTACTTCGCGAACAGCGCGTCGTACCCGGGCATTCTGGGGGAGCTGCTGGCCGCCGCGTTGAATGCGAACGGCATGCTCTGGGTCACCAGCCCGGCGGTGACGGAACTCGAGCAGGTGGCCGTGGACTGGCTGCGCCAGCTCATGGGGCTGGGCGAGGGGTGGTTCGGCCAGATCACCGACACCGCCAGCGTGTCCACGTTCTATGCGCTCGCGGCGGCGCGTGAACGCGCGGGGCTGGATGTCCGCGCGCAGGGGATGGCCGGTCGCGCCGACATGCCGGTGCTGCGCGTGTACGCGAGCGAGCATGTGCACTCGAGCATCGACAAGGCGGTCATTGCCCTCGGGCTCGGCCACGACAATCTCGTGAAGGTGCCGGCCGACGCGCAGTTCCGCATGCGCGCCGACGCGCTGGAGCAGGCGATCGCCGACGACGTGGCGCGCGGATATCGACCGATCGCGATCGTGCCCTGCGTTGGCACGACGAGCGTCACCAGTATCGATCCGGTGCCTGACGTGGTCCGCATCGCCCGTCGCTACGACTGCTGGGTGCATGTGGACGCCGCCTATGGCGGACCGGCGGCGATCGTCCCCGAACTGCGCTATCTGCTCGACGGCGTGGACGGTGCCGACTCGCTGGTGGTGAATCCGCACAAATGGCTGTTCACTCCCATGGATTGCTCGGTGCTGTATACCAAGCATCCCGACGCGCTCAAGCAAGCCTTTGCGCTGCTGCCGGAGTATCTCGTCACGAAGACGCAGGATTCGGCGGTCAACCTGATGGATTACGGCATTCAGCTCGGGCGCCGCTTCCGGTCCCTCAAGCTGTGGATGGTGTTGCGCGCGTATGGCGCCGACGGACTCGCCGAACGCATTCGCTTTCACTGCGAGCTGGCGCGCGAGTTCGCGGGCATGGTGCACTTCGAACAGGGCGGCTGGGAGCTCACCGCTCCCGTGACGCTCTCGCTGGTGTGCTTCCGCTATGCGCCGGCCGGCTGGCGTGAGGAGCAGATTGCCGCCGTGAACGCGCAGATCATGGAGCGCGTGAACGCCAGCGGTGACGCTTATCTGTCGCACACGAAGATCGCCGGGCGCTACACCCTCCGCCTCGCGATCGGCAACATTCGCACCGACCGGGTGCATATCACCCGCGCGTGGGCAGCCCTGCGAGAAGCCGCAGCCGCCGTCGACCCACAACCCACGACCTAAAGCCCGAAACCCAGAACCGATCAGTTCTGGGTTTCGGGTTCTTGGTCTTGGGTTTCGGGTACTCGGTGCGGCCTGGTCTTCCGTAACGCCTTCCGCTCGCGCCGCCGGCGGTCCCACTTGAAGAACGCGATCACCGCGGTGGTCACGGCGATCGCGCCGATGACCTCGCCCACGCGCCCGAAGTGCCCCATCGCCTGCACGGCGGCTTCACCGGCCGCGTAGCCCACACCGGTGAATACCGCTGTCCAGATAGCGGAACCGACGAGCGACACCGGCAGGTAGATGTACAACGGGACCCGCGCGGCACCGCAGGCCATCGGCAGCACGATCCGCAACCCGAAGGCGAAGCGTACGAAGAACGACGCCTTCAGTTGGTTGTTGCGGACGACCCGTAGGGCCACGGTGCCCGTGGCGCGTGCCTTGGGGAAACGGCGCCGGATCGCCTCCCACTTGAGGCGCCCGAGCGCGTAGAGCAACGCGCCCGCGATCCACCCGCCAAGGGTGATGGCCACGATGACCCGGCTGATCTGCAACTCCCCTTCGTGGGCGGCGATGCCGCCGAAGATGGGGCCGAGTTCCTCCGTCACGATCGCCGTGGCCCCGAGCACCACGTACGTCCACGGGGCGTCGGAGAGCGCGGCCAACCACGATGCGGCGTCGGCGAGCAGGGCGAGAGGCAGGAACGGCGGTCGCATGGGGATGGTGAATCTACACCAAACGACCGCGGCAGTTGGGGAGTGCCCAACCACCGCGGTCGTGGGATCCGGCCGCTACGTTCGCGGCGACAAACTCAGTCGCCGACCCCCGGCACGGGCATTTCGAACGTGGCGAACTGGCCGGTGTGCGGCGCCGTCAGCCCGACCATGCGCATCACGCGGGCACGCGCATTGTCGAAGATCTCGTAGAAGGTCGGGATCACCAGCAGGGTGAGCACGGTGCTCGTGACCACGCCACCAATCACCGCCACGCCGAGTGGTGCGCGGAACTGGGCCCCTTCGCCGCGACCGAGCGCCACCGGAATCATGCCGGCGATCAGCGCGAACGTCGTCATGAGAATCGGACGCAAGCGAATCGCGCCCGCTTCGATCAGCGCCTCACGCAACGGCATCCCCTGCACCTCGCGCGCCGACTTGGCGAAGTCGATGAGCAGGATGGCGTTCTTCGCCACGATGCCGCAGAGCAGGATCACCCCAATCAGGCTCATGAGGTTGATCGTGTTGCCGGTGAGCGCGAGCGCACCCATCACGCCAATCAGCGACAGCGGCAGCGAGATGAGAATGGCAATCGGATCGAGGAACGACTGGAACTGCACGACCAGGATCAGATACATCAGCGCGATCGCCACACCGAGCGCGATGAAGATGTTGGTGAACACCTCCTGCTGCTGCTGCACCTGGCCACCGCTGGTGAGGCGCACGCCGGGAGGCAGTGCGATGGTGGCAATCTGCTTGTCGATGTCGGCGCGCACCTCCGAGAGCGAGCGCTCCGCGACATTGGCCTCGACCTTGATCACGTTGTCGCGATCGAGGTGATTCACCACCGCCGGGCCCAACTCGTTCTTGATCTGCGCCACCTGCGCCAGCGGAATCAGCGTGGCATTCGCGCCCTGCCCCACGCCCACGGGCAACTGCGCCAGGTCGCTGCCCCGCGCACGGGCCTCGGGGGAGAGGCGCACCATCACCTTGCGCGTCTCGTTCGACGGATCAACCCAGTCGCCGGCATCGAGCCCCGCAAAGGCCGGCCGCAGCGCCTGCGCAATGCTCCCGATGCTGAGC is a genomic window of Gemmatimonadaceae bacterium containing:
- a CDS encoding amino acid decarboxylase; this encodes MADPTPSRDSAPFLGDLPADDFRAAAHAAVDWIADYLEHPQQYPVRSRVQPGDVREALPASPPTRGEPLDAMLRDFHSTVLPGITHWNHPGFMAYFANSASYPGILGELLAAALNANGMLWVTSPAVTELEQVAVDWLRQLMGLGEGWFGQITDTASVSTFYALAAARERAGLDVRAQGMAGRADMPVLRVYASEHVHSSIDKAVIALGLGHDNLVKVPADAQFRMRADALEQAIADDVARGYRPIAIVPCVGTTSVTSIDPVPDVVRIARRYDCWVHVDAAYGGPAAIVPELRYLLDGVDGADSLVVNPHKWLFTPMDCSVLYTKHPDALKQAFALLPEYLVTKTQDSAVNLMDYGIQLGRRFRSLKLWMVLRAYGADGLAERIRFHCELAREFAGMVHFEQGGWELTAPVTLSLVCFRYAPAGWREEQIAAVNAQIMERVNASGDAYLSHTKIAGRYTLRLAIGNIRTDRVHITRAWAALREAAAAVDPQPTT
- a CDS encoding amidohydrolase is translated as MKTLRHSLATLLLAAAPFAAQQSPFDPALAAEIDKRTAAIADKITAWRHDIHQHPELGYQEKRTAALVAAHLKSLGLEVQENVGGIPGVIGILKGGKPGPTVALRADMDALPVAEQVDVPFKSTVRTVYNGVETGIMHACGHDMHTAMLMGTAEVLAGMKAKIPGTVKFMFQPAEEVPPNGGAKAMIESGAMNGVDGVFGLHVGPGPSGTLSYRSGSITAAADSWKIIVRGKQGHGAMPSNAVDPIVASAEIVSALQTIVSRSLDLTAGPAVVTVGAIHGGLRENIIPDSVWMIGTIRTFDAKSRQVIGEKMKLIAQKIAEANGATAEVHVDLGYSSTNNNVAMVSRFSPALKRVANGKAFESKGPSMAGEDFSRFADKAPGFFFNLAVTPPNVDLFNVASNHSPLFQGDDAALPVGTRALANVALEFLTSGGIPKTP
- a CDS encoding DedA family protein, which codes for MRPPFLPLALLADAASWLAALSDAPWTYVVLGATAIVTEELGPIFGGIAAHEGELQISRVIVAITLGGWIAGALLYALGRLKWEAIRRRFPKARATGTVALRVVRNNQLKASFFVRFAFGLRIVLPMACGAARVPLYIYLPVSLVGSAIWTAVFTGVGYAAGEAAVQAMGHFGRVGEVIGAIAVTTAVIAFFKWDRRRRERKALRKTRPHRVPETQDQEPETQN
- a CDS encoding peptidase dimerization domain-containing protein: MPFAPALSRWTRRAGLAASLAALPATPLALPAQAAAQPATAAADPRLEKLKAEALQMVEARSKQVQEIVDMLFSFQELGFQEFETQKYITTLLAKEGFTIEKGVAGMPSAWTAKWSYGTGKPEISLGSDVDGIPQASNKPGVGYKDPMITGGPGHGEGHNSGQAVNIVAAIVVKQLMMRDKINGTILLWPGIAEEQMAGKAFLVRAGIFKNTDVTLFTHVGNDLGVSYGPSGSSALISAEFKFRGESAHAAGAPWSGRSALDAAMLMGTGWEYRREHLRLAQRSHYVIKDGGDQPNVVPSTASIWFYFREEDYPRTMALFEIGKQIAAGAAMMTNTKLDTVNILGSGWSGHFSKPIAEAMHANIQVVGMPKWDDKDQTIAKGIQAELGNPAFGLANDVNKQLRGGDTRAFTGGGSDDIGDVSWNVPTVTLRYPSNIPGLPGHNWANAISMATPIAHKGALAGAKVQAMTMLDIFLTPKVVADAWDYFKNVQTKDVKYQPFIRPSDMPPTYLNAEIMARFREQQKKFYYDPTKYKTYLEQLGIEYPTVRPQVTKPKGNNN
- a CDS encoding aminotransferase class V-fold PLP-dependent enzyme, encoding MTTSRRDFVKDAALLGCAAISLPSVAGAAPADHAPREPMPLAPLDGPLDAVARDEAYWAKVAEQYAVTKEVINLEAGYFGLMAAPVLKAYHAHLDRVNRENSYFARRAYPAMFIAARQAVAEFVGAKPEELQLARGATEALQALIVQYKGVGAGDTVMYADLDYNAMQWAMNALAAERGAKVATLNIPEPASEAAVLEAYTRALDANPRTKLLLLTHCNNKTGLIIPVKQIAALAKARGADVVVDAAHSFGQVPLTMDDLGADFVGLNLHKWIGAPVGAGAMYIRSGRLDAIDRMHADEAFPLSNIGSRLHTGTTNFATVMAIPDAIAFQRSIGIPQKAARLRYLRDRWVHAVRDVAGVQVLTPEEPGLCGAITGFRLHGRGDKAANDALAKTLLDEFHIFTFQRTGLAKGDCVRVTPTLFNTPADLDKLSVAIKTIAARG